In Columba livia isolate bColLiv1 breed racing homer chromosome 8, bColLiv1.pat.W.v2, whole genome shotgun sequence, a single genomic region encodes these proteins:
- the RPF1 gene encoding ribosome production factor 1 produces MAGGDSGAAGSAVRDGPPPPPERVLFPPTFSVSEIKNKQRRHFMFLRWKQQQRKEKLANKRKRRKEREALGDKAPPKAIPKTIENQRVYDETTVDLNDEEVAFDEATDEFAPYFNRQTVPKILITTSDRPRGRTVRFCEQLSTVIPNSHVYYRRGLALKRIIPQCIARDFTDLIVINEDRKIPNGLVLSHLPDGPTAHFRMSSVRLRKEIKRKGKEPTEHIPEVILNNFTTRLGHSIGRMLACLFPHDPQFIGRQVATFHNQRDYIFFRFHRYIFKSEKKVGIQELGPRFTLKLRSLQKGTFDSKFGEYEWIHKRREMDTSRRKFHL; encoded by the exons ATGGCGGGCGGGGACAGCGGCGCGGCGGGCTCGGCCGTGCGGGATgggcccccgccgcccccggagCGGGTTCTCTTCCCGCCGACCTTCAGCGTGTCCGAGATCAAGAACAAGCAGCGGCGGCACTTCATGTTCCTTcgctggaagcagcagcagaggaag GAGAAGCTGGCCAACAAGAGGAAGCGGAGAAAGGAGCGGGAAGCCCTGGGAGACAAG gCACCTCCAAAAGCCATACCAAAGACTATTGAAAATCAGAGAGTGTACGATGAAACAACCGTAGATCTCAATGATGAAGAG GTTGCTTTTGATGAAGCAACTGATGAATTTGCACCGTACTTCAACAGACAGACAGTTCCCAAGATTCTTATTACAACATCAGACAGACCTCGTGGG AGAACAGTGAGATTCTGTGAACAACTGTCAACTGTTATACCAAACTCACATGTCTACTATCGAAGAGGACTGGCTTTGAAAAGAATTATTCCACAGTGTATTGCAAGGGACTTCACTGATTTAATCGTCATTAATGAAGATCGCAAAATACCAA ATGGTCTTGTTTTAAGTCATCTGCCTGATGGTCCAACTGCTCATTTTAGAATGAGTAGTGTCCGTTTGCGTAAAGAAATAAAG CGAAAAGGGAAAGAGCCCACAGAACACATACCTGAAGTAATCCTGAATAATTTTACAACACGACTGGGCCATTCTATTGGTCGCATGCTTGCCTGTCTCTTCCCACACGATCCTCAGTTCATTGGAAGACAAGTAGCCACATTTCACAACCAGCGAGACTACATCTTTTTCAGATTCCACAG ATATATCTTCAAGAGTGAAAAGAAAGTGGGAATTCAAGAACTTGGGCCACGTTTTACACTAAAGCTGAGGTCTCTTCAAAAAGGAACCTTCGATTCTAAATTTGGAGAATATGAATGGATTCATAAG CGCCGAGAAATGGATACAAGTAGAAGAAAATTTCACTTATAA
- the GNG5 gene encoding guanine nucleotide-binding protein G(I)/G(S)/G(O) subunit gamma-5, with translation MSGSSNVAAMKKVVQQLRLEASVTRVKVSQAAADLKQFCLQNAQHDPLLTGVSSSTNPFRPQKVCSFL, from the exons ATGTCGGGCTCCTCCAACGTGGCGGCCATGAAGAAGGTGGTGCAGCAGCTGCGCCTGGAGGCCAGCGTGACTCGCGTGAAG GTTTCTCAGGCTGCAGCAGACTTGAAGCAGTTCTGCCTGCAGAATGCACAACATGATCCTCTCCTGACAGGAGTATCATCGAGTACAAATCCATTCAGACCCCAGaaagtttgttcatttttgtaa